A stretch of DNA from Leucobacter luti:
GCGAAGCTGGGCGCCGGATCGGCGAAGGCTGGTCCGTCGTAGATGTTCCAGGGCAGCAGCTGGTACTCCGTCTCGCACGGGAAGCCTGCCGCGACGAGGTAATCGCCTGTGGTGAGGTCAACGCAGCTGGAGAGCAGCGTCGACCAGCGCTTCAGTTCGGGTGCGTCCGCGCTGGGGTGCGTGCAGACCCCCTCTGGGTAGCCGAGGTGATCCGACATCGCAGCACGCACGAGATCGTAGCTCTCCTGGCTCGTTTGGGCGTCGGCAACGCGCGCGAGCCCCTGTGTGACGCGCGGCAGGCGGAGCAGGGAGTCCGCCGAGACTGGCCGATACCGGCCGGCCAGCTGCGGCGGGACGGACGCCTGGAAGTGGTTCGTGTGTGCCAGCAGCCCGCCCTCCGGGTACAACCAGTCGACACCGTCAGGCGTGGTCTCGAGGTCGATCCCGAAGCCGCTGCGGTGCGCGAGGAGTGCATTGCTCGCGATGTGTGGCCGGATCTTGACGAGGGTCTTCAGCGCGAGGTTGAGGTCTGAGTGATCGAGCACGAGGCGGCGGATGAGCGTCTGCGGCAGCCCAATCTCGTTGCCGAAGCTGCCCCCGAGACCGTTGGCGTTGAGCGCAATCCCCGCGGAGTTGGCCCCGTGGCGGCCCACCTGCCCAGCCTCCACCTGCAGGATGACCGTGGGAAGCGGATCCTGCACCACACGCACGATCAGCGTGGTGTCGGCGGTGAGCGTGCGCCAGTCCCAGTTCTGGCCGACAAGCGTATGGCCGGTGCCCGAGGCCGTTCCGGTGAGGAAGAACGAGGTGCAGCCGTCTGCCGGATCGCGCTCGTCGTCAGCTTCTGCCTGCACCGGTGCCGTGGTCTGGCTCGCCTGGTGGTTGTAGACGAACTCCCCGCGCACGTTCAGGGTGAGGATCTCGGCGAAGCTGCGCCCTGATCCGTCTGCGATCCCACGCATCTCCTCGACGAGGTGAGGGGCGTGTGCCTCGCACACTGGCAACCAGCGCTTCACCGAATCGGTAATCGCGGCCCAGCTCATACCGGTTTGCTGTGTGAGGGCCGCCTCGTAGTAGCCGATCGCGCGCTCGATGAGATCGGCAGCGGCGGCGCCGTACTGGCGGCCGCGCTCGCGCGGGGTGCCGCTGATCTCGATCGTGCGGATGGGGGTGACACTCACTAGCGGTCTCCTTCGGCCTTGCGCGGGACTCCTTGACGGGGCATGATGCTTGGAACAGCTATTACAAGAATAGCGCCCCACAAAATGGATGATACACACATGGAAGCTTTTGTAACAACCGATACCGAGAATCCCGCGCTGGTGCGGCTTCGGTCGCGGATCGCGCAGCGTTGGGACGAGCTCTCGAAAGCCGAACGCGCCGTGTGCGGGATCCTCACCGGGAACTCGGCCGAGCATCTGCTCTACGCGAGCGCTGCGGAGCTCGGCGCCGAATCGAAGACCTCAAACGCCACCGTGATCCGCACGCTGCAGTCGCTCGGCTACGCTGGCCTCTCCGAGCTGAAGCAGGAGGTCGCGGCGCCCTTCACCTCGGCGGTCGCGCCAGAGGTTCGACTCCGACAGCGCATCGAGTTCCTAGGGCAGAATCTCGCCACGATCCAGCAGGAAGTGTGGCGTGAGGCCGAGTCGCTGATCGCGCTCGGCGCACAAGGCAACTCCGACGCCGACTACTCAGCAGCGATCGACGTCCTGATCCACGCGCGCACGGTGTACAGTTACGGCCTCGGCGCATCTGGCATTGCCGCGGATCACCTGTCCCTCCGGCTGCGCCGCACTGGCGTCGCAACGAGGCGGCTGGCGGTCGACGGTTTCCGGCTTGCTGACGAGCTGCTCGAGCTGGGCGCGCACGACGCCGTGGTGATCTTCGCACCGGGCCGCGTGACGCGCGACATCGAAGCGCTGCTAGATCGCGCGCAGCGGGTGGGAGCCAAGGTACTGCTGATCACAGATGAGCTCCGCGAATCACTCGCCAGTCGAG
This window harbors:
- a CDS encoding C45 family peptidase, whose amino-acid sequence is MSVTPIRTIEISGTPRERGRQYGAAAADLIERAIGYYEAALTQQTGMSWAAITDSVKRWLPVCEAHAPHLVEEMRGIADGSGRSFAEILTLNVRGEFVYNHQASQTTAPVQAEADDERDPADGCTSFFLTGTASGTGHTLVGQNWDWRTLTADTTLIVRVVQDPLPTVILQVEAGQVGRHGANSAGIALNANGLGGSFGNEIGLPQTLIRRLVLDHSDLNLALKTLVKIRPHIASNALLAHRSGFGIDLETTPDGVDWLYPEGGLLAHTNHFQASVPPQLAGRYRPVSADSLLRLPRVTQGLARVADAQTSQESYDLVRAAMSDHLGYPEGVCTHPSADAPELKRWSTLLSSCVDLTTGDYLVAAGFPCETEYQLLPWNIYDGPAFADPAPSFAVAATA
- a CDS encoding MurR/RpiR family transcriptional regulator; the protein is MEAFVTTDTENPALVRLRSRIAQRWDELSKAERAVCGILTGNSAEHLLYASAAELGAESKTSNATVIRTLQSLGYAGLSELKQEVAAPFTSAVAPEVRLRQRIEFLGQNLATIQQEVWREAESLIALGAQGNSDADYSAAIDVLIHARTVYSYGLGASGIAADHLSLRLRRTGVATRRLAVDGFRLADELLELGAHDAVVIFAPGRVTRDIEALLDRAQRVGAKVLLITDELRESLASRVTAVLSAPHTPTGITAEGLIGILIADVLVQGIVAVGPDTALRVSQELNELRGQLGY